Proteins from one Planctomycetota bacterium genomic window:
- a CDS encoding site-2 protease family protein yields MSAETLLYFIPFWTILAFSVIIHECAHAIAAYKLGDPTAYLAGRITLNPIKHIDIIWTIVIPLVTYFGGGFIFGGAKPVPINPYNFRDANKGMMISSLAGPLSNFSLAVIGFFGFFLSVKILPLTGFFRELNWNIFMMIVIINVLLGIFNLIPIPPLDGSRVLRYFLPWHMKEGFDRIEQFGFIIVIIFVMSGGTAFIGKILYWVTTLLNYVAS; encoded by the coding sequence ATGTCTGCTGAAACACTATTGTATTTCATTCCATTTTGGACGATACTTGCCTTTTCGGTAATTATTCATGAATGTGCCCATGCCATCGCGGCTTATAAATTGGGCGATCCGACTGCTTATTTGGCCGGTCGCATAACGCTGAATCCTATCAAGCATATTGATATCATCTGGACAATAGTGATTCCATTGGTCACATATTTTGGGGGTGGTTTTATCTTCGGCGGCGCCAAACCTGTTCCTATTAACCCTTATAATTTCAGAGATGCCAATAAGGGAATGATGATTAGTAGTTTGGCGGGGCCGCTCTCTAACTTTTCTTTAGCAGTTATTGGTTTTTTTGGGTTTTTCTTGTCAGTAAAAATATTGCCGTTGACAGGTTTCTTTAGGGAGTTGAATTGGAATATTTTTATGATGATAGTAATTATAAATGTTCTTTTGGGAATATTTAATTTGATACCGATACCGCCATTAGATGGTTCCAGAGTTCTGAGATATTTCCTGCCTTGGCATATGAAAGAAGGTTTTGATCGGATTGAGCAGTTCGGATTTATTATTGTGATAATTTTTGTAATGAGTGGCGGAACGGCATTTATCGGAAAGATATTATATTGGGTAACGACATTATTGAATTATGTCGCGAGTTAG
- the hydE gene encoding [FeFe] hydrogenase H-cluster radical SAM maturase HydE, giving the protein MCYAIPGKIIELKGKTATVDYYGEQKQAYTDLVDVNLGDYVYAQGGFIITQVPEPEALDILKDWQELFFKLQETDKKLANNPKTIYERANATRQKYQGNSCCVHGILEFSNYCTKDCLYCGIRKSNQAVKRYRMTIEEILASVDYAVNKLGFKALVLQSGEDYWYDDDKLYTIVKEIREKFPTLIFLSIGERSVDLYKRLYDLGARGVLMRFETCNKKVYSELKPGAQLDARVDLIKKLKEIGYLIITGFLVGLPGQKSKDILENIKLTGSLGANPSIGETGMFSFGPFIPHPQTPMGKNPKPKLSMMLNAIARARLMFPDAKILVTTALETLDKEKGAREGLMAGANSLMINITPIKYRRMYEIYPDRAGTDDEVTTRIDSVLKLLYELGRAPTDIGV; this is encoded by the coding sequence ATGTGTTATGCAATACCCGGGAAGATAATTGAGCTGAAAGGCAAGACCGCCACGGTGGATTATTACGGCGAGCAGAAACAGGCCTATACCGACCTGGTCGATGTAAACTTAGGCGACTATGTCTATGCCCAGGGCGGATTCATTATCACCCAGGTCCCGGAGCCGGAGGCGCTGGATATCCTCAAGGACTGGCAGGAACTCTTCTTTAAGCTCCAGGAAACCGACAAGAAACTGGCCAATAACCCCAAGACCATTTACGAGCGGGCCAATGCCACCCGGCAGAAATACCAGGGCAATTCCTGCTGCGTCCACGGGATACTGGAATTCTCCAACTACTGCACGAAAGACTGCCTCTATTGCGGCATCCGCAAGAGCAACCAGGCTGTTAAACGGTACCGGATGACTATCGAAGAAATCCTGGCCAGCGTCGATTACGCGGTCAATAAACTGGGTTTCAAGGCGCTGGTCCTGCAGTCCGGCGAGGATTACTGGTATGACGACGATAAACTCTATACCATTGTAAAGGAAATCAGGGAGAAATTCCCGACCCTGATATTCCTGAGCATCGGTGAACGAAGCGTTGACCTGTACAAACGGCTCTATGACCTGGGCGCACGCGGCGTGCTGATGCGCTTTGAAACCTGCAATAAAAAAGTCTATTCCGAACTCAAGCCCGGCGCGCAACTGGACGCCCGGGTTGACCTGATAAAGAAACTCAAGGAAATAGGCTATCTAATCATCACCGGATTCCTGGTCGGCCTGCCCGGCCAGAAGAGCAAGGACATACTGGAGAATATCAAACTAACCGGTTCTCTGGGCGCCAATCCGTCTATCGGCGAAACCGGAATGTTCTCATTCGGGCCTTTTATTCCGCACCCGCAGACCCCAATGGGCAAAAACCCCAAGCCCAAGCTGTCCATGATGCTCAATGCCATTGCCCGGGCCAGATTGATGTTCCCGGACGCCAAGATTCTGGTCACCACAGCCCTGGAAACGCTGGACAAGGAAAAAGGCGCCCGGGAAGGCCTGATGGCCGGCGCCAATTCGCTGATGATAAATATCACGCCCATCAAATACCGCAGGATGTATGAAATCTATCCGGACCGGGCCGGCACAGATGATGAAGTCACAACCAGGATAGATTCCGTGTTGAAACTACTGTATGAACTGGGCCGCGCACCCACGGATATCGGAGTGTAA
- a CDS encoding sigma-54-dependent Fis family transcriptional regulator has protein sequence MENKGRRLVVDDEESICTVLASTLKREGYEVVTATSASEGTAHFRNAFSSRPFDTILQDIRMPGISGLDLIRQFQEIDPSVIILMITALTDFQTAIEAMRRGAYDFIKKPFDNEIDIKPAVERAMQLRRLHQNHKESPETFNYFKIIGTTSQMKEIYGLVRRVAATDSTVLIQGESGTGKELIARSIHNQSSRFSESFLSVNCGAFSENLLESELFGHVKGSFTSAIADKKGLLEVANKGTFFLDEVSELSTALQVKLLRVIETREFMPVGSTEHKRADARFIAATNTDLQEQVKNGNFREDLFYRLNVISIMLPPLRERKDDIPLLVGYFLAKYNKLMKKDIKGLADDVMESLIGYSWPGNIRELENVIQRGMALTEGAMITSANLNLMPVARGKATPVAGKEKPGSGDAVMHALSAGGVNLRQKIEDMERNYIKAALQQGKWNQSVAARLLGLNIRTLRYKLKKHKLDK, from the coding sequence ATGGAAAACAAAGGCAGAAGACTGGTGGTGGATGATGAAGAAAGCATTTGCACGGTTCTGGCTTCCACCTTAAAAAGGGAGGGCTATGAGGTCGTTACCGCCACCAGCGCCTCGGAAGGCACGGCCCATTTCCGGAACGCATTTTCCAGCCGCCCGTTTGACACGATTCTTCAGGATATCCGGATGCCCGGCATTTCCGGCCTGGATTTAATCAGACAGTTCCAGGAGATAGATCCTTCGGTGATTATCCTGATGATAACGGCGCTGACCGATTTCCAGACCGCGATTGAGGCCATGCGCCGCGGCGCCTATGACTTCATCAAGAAACCGTTTGATAACGAGATTGATATCAAGCCGGCGGTCGAACGGGCGATGCAACTGCGGCGGCTCCACCAGAATCACAAGGAATCGCCCGAGACATTTAATTATTTCAAGATTATCGGGACCACGTCCCAGATGAAAGAAATATATGGCCTGGTGCGCCGGGTGGCCGCTACGGACAGCACGGTTCTGATACAAGGCGAAAGCGGCACGGGCAAGGAGCTGATTGCCCGTTCCATTCATAACCAATCCAGCCGATTTTCGGAATCGTTCCTGAGCGTAAATTGCGGCGCCTTCTCGGAGAATCTCCTGGAGAGCGAACTCTTCGGGCATGTCAAGGGTTCTTTCACCAGCGCCATTGCCGATAAGAAAGGTCTTCTGGAAGTGGCTAATAAAGGCACTTTTTTCCTGGATGAGGTTTCGGAACTCTCGACCGCCTTGCAGGTCAAGCTGCTGCGGGTGATTGAGACCAGGGAATTTATGCCGGTCGGAAGCACGGAGCATAAGCGGGCTGACGCCCGTTTTATTGCCGCCACTAACACCGATTTGCAGGAACAGGTCAAGAACGGTAATTTCCGCGAGGATTTATTCTACCGGCTTAATGTAATTTCCATTATGCTGCCGCCGCTCCGGGAACGCAAAGACGATATCCCGCTGTTGGTCGGTTATTTCCTGGCCAAATACAATAAGCTGATGAAGAAGGATATCAAAGGGCTGGCGGACGATGTGATGGAATCATTGATTGGTTATTCCTGGCCCGGCAATATCAGGGAGCTGGAGAATGTCATCCAGCGCGGCATGGCGCTGACCGAAGGGGCGATGATAACCTCGGCCAACCTTAATCTGATGCCGGTGGCGCGTGGCAAGGCAACACCGGTTGCTGGTAAGGAAAAGCCGGGTTCTGGCGATGCGGTTATGCATGCGCTCTCGGCCGGCGGTGTAAACCTGAGGCAGAAGATAGAGGATATGGAGCGTAATTATATCAAGGCGGCATTGCAGCAGGGAAAATGGAATCAGAGCGTGGCCGCCAGATTATTGGGTTTGAATATCAGGACTTTGCGGTATAAGCTAAAGAAACACAAGTTAGATAAATAA
- the dnaX gene encoding DNA polymerase III subunit gamma/tau gives MPNSYTVIARRYRPQVFDEVIGQEYITTTLKNALTENKVAHAYIFAGTRGVGKTSLARIFAKALNCKDGPTAAPCNKCEFCKSIAEGSDPDVIEIDAASQTGIDDIRLLQESIGYIPLRAKYKLYIMDEAHQLSKNAFNALLKTIEEPPPHVKFIFATTDPNKLPDTILSRCQRFNFRPIPGKKIYEQLAKICDTEKFTCKPEIITAIAKLAHGSMRDAQSLLDLAISSYSDKATVSDLGFLSDAASFDMVFKLSDAIAKYKLDEVVSVIEVVFKEGKDTNAFIEQMVEHFWHLILIQISSARIDLLEEEIIENKERLKEQAKGFRVDALIDFISILLETKRNIKETVNNRLHLEFVCLKLAKLLKEQSERPQGGVKR, from the coding sequence ATGCCTAATTCATATACGGTGATAGCCCGCCGTTACCGGCCGCAGGTTTTTGATGAGGTTATCGGACAGGAATATATTACCACCACCCTGAAAAACGCCCTGACCGAGAATAAAGTGGCGCATGCTTATATCTTTGCCGGCACCCGCGGGGTGGGTAAGACATCGCTGGCCCGGATATTTGCCAAAGCGCTTAACTGCAAGGATGGACCGACCGCCGCGCCCTGCAACAAGTGCGAGTTCTGCAAATCCATCGCCGAGGGTAGTGACCCTGATGTGATAGAGATTGACGCGGCTTCCCAGACCGGCATAGACGATATCCGCCTGCTTCAGGAGAGCATTGGTTATATTCCGCTCCGGGCGAAATACAAACTCTATATTATGGACGAGGCCCATCAATTATCCAAGAATGCCTTTAATGCGCTGCTTAAGACCATTGAAGAACCGCCGCCGCACGTGAAATTTATCTTCGCCACCACCGACCCGAATAAGCTTCCGGATACCATACTTTCCAGGTGCCAGCGCTTTAATTTCCGGCCCATTCCCGGTAAAAAGATATATGAGCAGTTGGCTAAGATTTGCGATACCGAGAAGTTTACCTGCAAACCGGAAATTATCACGGCCATTGCCAAGCTGGCCCATGGCTCTATGCGCGACGCCCAGAGCTTGCTGGACCTGGCCATATCGTCCTACAGCGATAAGGCCACTGTTTCCGACCTGGGGTTTCTTTCCGACGCCGCCTCTTTTGACATGGTATTCAAATTATCAGATGCCATAGCGAAATATAAGCTGGATGAGGTCGTTTCTGTTATTGAAGTGGTATTCAAAGAAGGCAAGGATACTAATGCCTTTATTGAGCAGATGGTGGAACACTTCTGGCATCTCATCCTGATTCAGATATCTTCCGCCCGGATAGACCTTTTGGAAGAAGAGATTATCGAGAATAAAGAACGCCTGAAAGAGCAGGCGAAGGGGTTCAGGGTGGATGCGCTGATTGATTTTATTTCTATTCTCCTGGAAACCAAACGGAACATAAAAGAAACGGTCAATAACCGCCTGCATCTGG